A stretch of Arachis hypogaea cultivar Tifrunner chromosome 15, arahy.Tifrunner.gnm2.J5K5, whole genome shotgun sequence DNA encodes these proteins:
- the LOC112751870 gene encoding pentatricopeptide repeat-containing protein At5g66500, mitochondrial, giving the protein MFDEMLHRDISHVNSLITSYVRRGDLATAWTLFCDVRRTRSDLDAHTFTPVLRACSLLPLSKRGKQVHTHMIKTGADIGTVAKTALMDMYSRYGYLEQSKRIFEEMVHRDVVAWNALLSSFLRHDLPLEALSVLREMGKENVMLSEFTLCSVLKCCASLKALELGRQVHGLVVSMGRDLVVLSTALIDFYSSVGCIDDALKVFYSLKGWKDDMMYNSLVSACIRNKRYDQGFKILSLMKPNVVGLTSSLVGCSENLDLWVGKQIHCVAVRQGFTYETQLCNALLDMYAKCGKISHARSLFNGISQKDVISWTCMVDAYGRSGCGHEGVELFEQMMEDGNKVIPNSVTFLSVLSACAHSGLVEEGKKCFNLLREKYGLEPDPEHYACFIDILGRAGNMEEAWSAYQNMIEQGTKPTVGVWIALLNACSLNQDVERGEFAAKHLLQMEPDKASHIVLVSNFYAAIGKWDCVDELRSMMRTKRLVKEAGNSWINVSAFNQHVGLRSA; this is encoded by the coding sequence ATGTTCGATGAAATGCTCCATAGAGACATTTCCCATGTAAACTCCCTCATCACCTCATATGTTCGCCGTGGAGACCTTGCCACTGCTTGGACCCTCTTCTGTGACGTGCGACGCACacgctctgaccttgatgcacacaCCTTCACCCCTGTCCTTCGTGCGTGCTCTTTGTTACCACTCTCTAAGCGGGGCAAACAAGTCCACACTCACATGATCAAAACCGGTGCAGATATCGGAACTGTCGCAAAAACTGCACTGATGGACATGTATTCGAGATATGGGTATTTGGAACAATCCAAAAGGATCTTTGAAGAGATGGTTCACAGGGATGTTGTTGCTTGGAATGCTTTGCTTTCGAGTTTCTTGAGGCATGATCTTCCCCTTGAAGCACTAAGTGTTCTAAGAGAAATGGGAAAGGAGAATGTTATGCTCAGTGAGTTCACACTTTGTTCCGTGTTGAAATGTTGTGCTTCTTTGAAGGCCTTGGAATTGGGTAGACAGGTTCATGGTTTGGTGGTGTCCATGGGGCGTGATTTGGTTGTGCTGAGCACTGCTCTTATTGATTTTTACTCCAGTGTTGGATGTATTGATGATGCTTTGAAAGTTTTCTATAGTTTGAAGGGTTGGAAAGATGACATGATGTATAACTCTTTGGTTTCTGCATGCATCAGGAATAAGAGGTATGATCAAGGGTTCAAAATTCTGAGCTTGATGAAGCCTAATGTGGTTGGTCTTACCAGTTCTCTGGTTGGCTGCTCTGAGAATCTGGATCTGTGGGTAGGGAAACAGATTCACTGTGTTGCAGTACGTCAAGGTTTCACTTATGAGACTCAACTGTGCAATGCCTTGTTGGACATGTATGCGAAATGTGGGAAAATTTCACATGCTCGTTCATTGTTCAATGGAATTTCTCAGAAGGATGTGATTTCCTGGACATGTATGGTTGATGCATATGGTCGGAGTGGGTGTGGACATGAAGGTGTTGAGCTGTTTGAGCAGATGATGGAGGATGGGAATAAGGTGATTCCGAACTCTGTGACTTTTTTGTCTGTATTGTCGGCTTGTGCTCACTCTGGATTGGTGGAGGAAGGTAAAAAATGCTTCAATTTGTTGAGGGAGAAATATGGTCTTGAACCAGATCCAGAGCATTATGCATGCTTCATAGATATCTTAGGCCGAGCCGGTAACATGGAAGAAGCATGGTCAGCATATCAAAATATGATTGAGCAAGGTACTAAGCCTACTGTAGGAGTATGGATAGCATTGCTGAATGCTTGTAGTCTTAATCAGGATGTTGAAAGAGGTGAATTTGCTGCAAAGCATCTCTTGCAGATGGAGCCTGATAAAGCTAGCCATATTGTGCTTGTATCGAATTTTTATGCAGCCATTGGAAAGTGGGATTGTGTAGATGAGTTGAGAAGCATGATGAGGACAAAAAGGTTGGTCAAGGAAGCTGGCAATAGCTGGATTAATGTTTCAGCCTTCAATCAACATGTCGGGTTGCGATCTGCTTGA
- the LOC112751869 gene encoding probable NADH dehydrogenase [ubiquinone] 1 alpha subcomplex subunit 5, mitochondrial, producing MFLRAVARPLMAKVKQTTGIVGLDVVPNAREVLIGLYRKTLKEIQAVPEDEGYRKAVESFTRHRLKVCEEEEDWENIEKRLSCGQVEELIEEAQDELKLIDKMIEWDPWGVPDDHEIEVIENDAPVPRHVPLHRPPPLPQEFHDTLEALQSKSGKDNPAISSSESPSKA from the exons ATGTTTCTGAGGGCGGTGGCTCGGCCGTTAATGGCGAAGGTGAAGCAGACAACGGGGATCGTTGGATTGGACGTGGTGCCGAACGCGAGGGAGGTTCTGATAGGGCTATACAGGAAGACACTGAAGGAGATCCAGGCGGTGCCGGAGGACGAAGGGTACCGTAAGGCGGTGGAGAGTTTCACGAGGCACCGGCTCAAGGTCTGCGAGGAAGAAGAGGATTGGGAGAATATCGAGAAGCGACTCAGTTGTGGCCAGGTCGAGGAGCTCATCGAGGAAGCTCAGGATGAACTCAAGCTCATCGATAAAATGATCG AGTGGGATCCTTGGGGTGTCCCAGATGATCATGAAATTGAGGTGATCGAGAATGATGCACCAGTTCCCAGGCATGTTCCCCTCCACcgacctcctcctcttcctcaagAGTTCCACGACACGCTAGAAGCACTTCAATCCAAGTCAGGAAAGGATAATCCTGCTATCAGCTCTAGTGAATCACCTTCAAAGGCTTGA